The Flavobacterium faecale genome has a segment encoding these proteins:
- a CDS encoding dihydroorotase: protein MNRVLIKNAKIVNEGVIFEGDVLIENDLIVEISESISAKSSDFVIIDAEGNYLMPGAIDDQVHFREPGLTHKGDIESESKAAVAGGITSFIEQPNTIPNAVTQEILEEKYQLAAEKSYANYSFMMGATNDNLEEVLKTNPKNVAGIKIFLGSSTGNMLVDNEATLEKIFSSTPLLIAVHCEDETTIKENTAKYIAEYGDDVPVTAHHLIRSEEACYISSSKAVALAKKTGARLHVFHLSTAKEMDLFTNKIPLSEKKITAEVCVHHLWFTNDDYATKGNLIKWNPAVKTAADRDALWKALVDDRIDVIATDHAPHTLEEKKQPYLKAPSGGPLVQHAVVAMFEAFHQGKITVEKIVEKMCHNPAKIFQIEKRGFIKEGYYADLVIVNAGLPWGVKKENILAKCGWSPFEGYTFKSRITHTFVNGQLVYKSFKVKDIKAGRRLLFDRNF from the coding sequence ATGAACAGGGTTTTAATTAAGAATGCCAAAATAGTAAATGAAGGAGTAATTTTTGAGGGCGATGTTTTAATTGAAAATGACTTAATTGTTGAGATTTCAGAAAGCATTAGCGCTAAGTCCTCAGATTTTGTAATTATTGATGCCGAAGGTAATTATTTAATGCCGGGTGCTATTGACGATCAAGTTCACTTTAGAGAGCCAGGTTTGACTCATAAAGGAGATATTGAATCAGAGTCAAAAGCAGCTGTAGCAGGAGGTATTACTTCTTTTATCGAGCAACCTAATACAATTCCTAATGCGGTAACTCAAGAAATTCTTGAAGAAAAGTACCAATTAGCAGCTGAAAAATCATATGCGAACTACTCGTTTATGATGGGTGCTACCAACGACAACTTGGAAGAGGTATTAAAAACCAATCCCAAAAATGTAGCAGGGATCAAAATATTTTTAGGTTCTTCAACCGGAAATATGTTGGTAGATAACGAAGCGACACTCGAAAAAATATTCTCAAGTACGCCTTTGTTGATTGCTGTTCATTGTGAAGATGAAACAACAATCAAAGAAAACACAGCCAAATACATTGCAGAATATGGCGATGACGTACCTGTAACGGCTCACCACTTGATTCGTTCAGAGGAAGCTTGTTATATTTCTTCGTCCAAAGCAGTTGCTTTGGCAAAGAAAACAGGAGCACGTTTGCATGTCTTTCATCTTTCTACTGCCAAAGAAATGGACTTGTTTACCAATAAGATTCCGTTGTCAGAAAAGAAAATTACTGCTGAGGTTTGCGTACACCATCTTTGGTTCACAAATGATGATTATGCAACCAAAGGAAATTTAATAAAATGGAATCCTGCAGTAAAAACGGCAGCAGACAGAGATGCTTTGTGGAAAGCGCTTGTAGATGACCGTATTGACGTTATTGCAACCGATCACGCACCTCATACACTTGAAGAGAAAAAACAACCGTATCTAAAAGCTCCTTCTGGTGGACCGCTAGTACAACACGCTGTTGTGGCAATGTTTGAAGCGTTTCATCAAGGTAAAATTACGGTGGAAAAGATAGTAGAAAAAATGTGTCACAATCCTGCAAAAATCTTTCAGATCGAAAAGAGAGGGTTTATCAAAGAAGGTTATTATGCCGACTTGGTAATTGTGAATGCTGGTTTACCTTGGGGAGTTAAAAAAGAGAATATTTTAGCCAAATGTGGATGGTCTCCTTTTGAAGGTTATACTTTCAAATCTAGAATCACTCATACTTTTGTCAATGGGCAATTGGTGTACAAATCATTCAAGGTGAAAGACATTAAAGCAGGACGTCGTTTATTATTTGATCGAAATTTTTAA
- a CDS encoding uroporphyrinogen-III synthase — protein MKVKTILVSQPEPKVENSPYFELQQKHKIKIDFRPFIHIEGVSAKEIRLQKIDLNNFTAIILTSRNAVDHFFRVAEEMRFKVPEGLKYFCQSEAVAFYLQKYVVYRKRKIYVGAKDFADLSPLIKKYKDEKFLLPASDQLNADAPTTLNSLKVDWTPAIFYKTVMSDLSDLADVYYDVLAFFSPTGIKSLFKNFPDFKQNDTRIAVFGSTTQKEALDNGLRIDILAPTPGTPSMTMAIEKYINEVNKVK, from the coding sequence ATGAAAGTGAAAACTATCTTGGTATCACAACCTGAGCCTAAAGTTGAAAATTCTCCTTACTTTGAATTGCAACAAAAGCATAAAATTAAAATTGATTTCAGGCCTTTTATCCACATCGAGGGAGTTAGCGCTAAAGAGATCCGATTGCAAAAAATCGATCTTAACAATTTTACTGCCATTATTTTAACGAGTCGTAACGCTGTAGATCATTTCTTTAGAGTAGCTGAAGAAATGCGTTTTAAAGTTCCCGAAGGTTTAAAATATTTTTGTCAATCGGAAGCAGTAGCTTTCTATCTACAAAAATACGTAGTGTACAGAAAACGTAAAATTTATGTTGGAGCCAAAGATTTTGCAGATTTATCTCCATTAATCAAAAAGTATAAAGACGAAAAATTCTTGTTGCCTGCTTCTGACCAATTGAATGCTGATGCACCGACGACTTTGAATAGTCTTAAAGTAGATTGGACTCCTGCTATTTTTTACAAAACAGTAATGAGTGATTTATCTGATTTAGCAGATGTTTATTATGATGTTTTGGCTTTTTTCAGTCCAACTGGAATCAAATCATTGTTCAAAAACTTTCCTGACTTCAAACAAAACGATACTCGTATTGCTGTTTTTGGAAGCACAACGCAAAAAGAAGCACTTGACAACGGTTTAAGAATTGATATTCTTGCACCAACACCAGGAACACCTTCTATGACAATGGCTATCGAAAAATACATCAATGAAGTAAACAAAGTAAAATAA
- a CDS encoding polyprenol monophosphomannose synthase — protein MSDCIVIIPTYNEIENIESIIRSVLSQHKNFHILVIDDNSPDHTADKVVVLQSEFEGRLFLEKRMKKAGLGTAYVHGFKWSIARQYDYIFEMDADFSHNPNDLEKLYNACHFGDADLAIGSRYVTGVNVVNWPLNRVLMSYFASVYVRMITGMKIHDATAGFVCYKRQVLETIKLDKIKFVGYAFQIEMKYRTFSRKFQITEVPIIFTDRTKGQSKMSNSIIVEAVFGVISLRFKKLFNTL, from the coding sequence ATGAGCGACTGTATTGTTATAATTCCTACCTATAACGAAATTGAAAACATCGAAAGTATTATTCGTTCTGTGCTATCACAGCATAAGAACTTTCATATATTGGTAATCGACGATAATTCACCTGATCACACGGCAGACAAAGTAGTTGTTTTGCAATCGGAGTTTGAGGGACGTTTATTTTTAGAAAAAAGAATGAAAAAAGCTGGACTAGGAACCGCTTATGTTCATGGTTTTAAGTGGTCGATAGCGCGTCAATATGATTATATCTTTGAAATGGATGCCGACTTTTCACACAATCCAAACGATTTAGAGAAGTTGTACAACGCCTGCCATTTTGGTGATGCTGATCTCGCTATTGGTTCTCGTTATGTGACCGGAGTAAATGTGGTCAACTGGCCGCTGAATAGAGTGTTGATGTCTTATTTCGCCTCTGTGTATGTTCGTATGATCACCGGAATGAAAATTCATGATGCCACTGCAGGATTTGTTTGTTACAAAAGACAAGTTTTGGAGACCATCAAACTGGATAAGATTAAATTTGTTGGATATGCATTTCAAATTGAAATGAAATACAGAACTTTTAGTCGAAAATTTCAAATTACCGAAGTTCCTATTATCTTTACCGATAGAACCAAGGGTCAATCCAAAATGAGTAATTCTATTATTGTAGAGGCGGTATTTGGAGTGATTTCTCTGAGATTCAAAAAATTATTTAATACATTATAA
- a CDS encoding NAD-dependent epimerase/dehydratase family protein, translating to MILVTGGTGLVGAHLLLHLVEKNQNVRAIYRTKDGIEKTEALFLSYKKKELFGKIQWHLADILDVPQLEEAFIGITHVYHCAGLISFDPKDENRLRKTNIEGTANIVNFCLAKNITKLCHISSVAALGDLAEHETVVTEETEWNPEKPHSDYAISKYGAEMEIWRGQQEGLQTVIINPGVILGPGFDDQGSGLLYKRVANGLSFFTKGTTGFVAVPDVIKAATSAMNSEHSNERYIVVAENRTFQEILNSMSDALHKKHPTIEAKPWLLETIWRLDKIWSMVTGSKRNFTKYSARASYGSKIFSNEKIKADLKISFLDISTYIKSIAKA from the coding sequence ATGATTTTAGTAACAGGAGGAACAGGATTAGTTGGAGCGCATTTACTACTTCATTTGGTAGAAAAAAACCAAAATGTACGTGCCATCTATCGCACCAAAGACGGGATTGAAAAAACGGAAGCTTTATTTTTAAGTTATAAAAAAAAGGAGCTGTTCGGAAAAATTCAATGGCACTTGGCTGACATTCTTGATGTTCCGCAGTTAGAGGAAGCATTTATAGGTATCACACATGTGTACCATTGCGCAGGCCTTATCTCTTTCGATCCAAAAGACGAAAACCGTTTACGAAAAACAAACATTGAAGGCACAGCCAATATTGTAAATTTTTGTTTAGCAAAAAACATTACAAAACTATGCCACATAAGCTCAGTAGCCGCTTTGGGCGATTTGGCCGAACATGAAACTGTAGTAACCGAAGAAACAGAATGGAATCCTGAAAAACCACATTCTGATTATGCCATCTCAAAGTATGGAGCCGAGATGGAAATTTGGAGAGGACAACAAGAAGGCTTACAAACGGTAATCATCAATCCTGGAGTCATACTTGGGCCCGGATTTGACGACCAAGGTAGCGGACTACTGTATAAAAGAGTAGCCAACGGTTTGTCCTTTTTTACAAAAGGCACCACTGGATTTGTTGCTGTTCCCGATGTAATTAAAGCAGCAACGAGCGCTATGAACAGCGAACATAGTAACGAGCGCTATATTGTGGTGGCTGAAAATCGTACTTTCCAAGAAATTTTAAATAGCATGAGTGACGCGCTACACAAGAAGCATCCAACTATTGAGGCTAAGCCATGGTTATTAGAAACTATTTGGAGACTTGACAAAATTTGGTCTATGGTGACTGGTAGTAAAAGGAATTTCACAAAGTATAGCGCAAGAGCGAGCTATGGCAGTAAAATATTTTCTAATGAAAAAATAAAAGCCGATTTAAAAATCAGCTTTTTGGATATTTCTACCTATATTAAATCGATAGCAAAAGCATAA
- a CDS encoding DUF4296 domain-containing protein produces MKSTIVKNKVMQRMRSIAIIFLLFLCVGCKEEVLKEPKNLIPKDKMVDILYDLALLNVVKYQNAAKMLEYKGNELEYVYKKYNIDSTRFVQSNSYYASDYKNYKEIFDQVKVRAESKKILLDTLLNRAERKTRSSNKNGIPADKDSVAKTKRFKERMEAVEVGSEGVVN; encoded by the coding sequence ATGAAAAGCACAATTGTGAAGAATAAGGTAATGCAGCGTATGAGAAGTATAGCAATCATTTTTTTACTGTTTTTGTGTGTTGGGTGTAAGGAAGAGGTTTTGAAAGAACCAAAAAACCTAATACCCAAAGATAAAATGGTTGATATTCTTTATGATTTGGCCTTGCTAAATGTGGTGAAGTATCAAAATGCTGCCAAAATGCTAGAGTATAAAGGGAATGAACTAGAGTATGTGTATAAAAAATACAATATTGATAGTACTCGTTTTGTGCAAAGTAACAGCTACTATGCGTCTGACTATAAAAATTACAAAGAAATATTTGATCAAGTAAAAGTACGTGCAGAGTCAAAAAAAATACTACTTGACACCTTGTTAAATAGAGCGGAACGAAAAACACGTTCATCAAATAAAAACGGTATCCCAGCTGATAAAGATTCAGTAGCAAAAACCAAAAGGTTTAAAGAAAGAATGGAAGCGGTAGAGGTTGGAAGTGAAGGAGTTGTGAATTAA
- the tyrS gene encoding tyrosine--tRNA ligase: MKNFIEEVTWRGMLHDVMPGTEEHLMEQMRVAYVGIDPTADSLHIGHLVGVMLLKHFQIAGHKPLALVGGATGMIGDPSGKSNERNLLDEPTLRHNQEAIKGQLERFLDFTSDAANAAELVNNYDWMKDFSFLEFIRDVGKHITVNYMMAKDSVKKRLSSEAAEGMSFTEFTYQLVQGYDFLHLYREKACTLQMGGSDQWGNITTGTELVRRIASGKAYALTCPLITKADGTKFGKSEGGNIWLDSARTSPYKFYQYWLNTSDIDAEKYIKIFTFLSKEDIESLTIEHREAPHLRLLQKRLAEEITVMVHSAADLENAIKASAILFGNANADDLKQLDAATFLEVFDGVPQAEIAKADLESGIEIITVLNDKTGFFKSNGEARRALTANSISVNRDKVKEDFMLTATDLINNQFVLLQSGKKNYFVVRVV, translated from the coding sequence ATGAAAAATTTTATTGAAGAAGTAACTTGGAGAGGAATGCTCCACGATGTTATGCCAGGCACAGAAGAACATTTGATGGAACAAATGCGTGTGGCGTATGTGGGTATTGACCCAACTGCAGATTCATTACATATAGGACACTTGGTTGGAGTAATGTTATTAAAACATTTTCAAATAGCAGGGCATAAACCATTGGCTTTGGTTGGTGGTGCAACAGGAATGATTGGTGATCCATCAGGAAAATCGAATGAAAGAAACTTGTTGGACGAACCTACTTTGCGTCACAATCAAGAAGCGATAAAAGGGCAATTAGAGCGCTTTTTAGATTTTACTTCAGATGCTGCAAATGCTGCCGAATTGGTAAACAACTACGATTGGATGAAGGATTTTTCTTTTTTAGAATTCATTCGTGATGTAGGTAAGCACATTACAGTAAATTATATGATGGCCAAAGATTCTGTAAAGAAACGTTTGTCGTCAGAAGCGGCTGAAGGGATGTCGTTTACAGAGTTTACTTATCAACTGGTGCAAGGATATGATTTCTTGCATTTGTATAGAGAGAAAGCCTGTACGTTGCAAATGGGTGGAAGCGACCAATGGGGAAATATTACTACTGGTACAGAGCTAGTGCGTAGAATTGCCAGCGGAAAAGCATATGCCTTGACTTGTCCGTTAATCACAAAAGCAGACGGTACTAAATTTGGAAAATCTGAAGGTGGAAATATTTGGCTGGATTCAGCAAGAACATCTCCTTATAAATTTTACCAATACTGGTTAAATACCTCAGATATTGATGCTGAAAAATATATAAAAATCTTTACTTTTTTATCGAAAGAAGATATAGAGTCATTGACAATTGAGCATAGAGAAGCGCCGCATTTGCGTTTGTTGCAAAAGCGTTTGGCAGAAGAAATTACTGTTATGGTACACTCTGCAGCCGATTTGGAAAATGCCATTAAAGCTTCGGCAATCCTTTTTGGAAACGCTAATGCTGATGATTTGAAGCAATTGGATGCTGCAACCTTTTTAGAAGTTTTTGACGGTGTGCCACAAGCTGAAATCGCAAAAGCAGATCTTGAAAGCGGAATCGAAATTATCACTGTTTTGAATGATAAAACAGGGTTTTTTAAATCCAATGGAGAAGCGAGAAGAGCTTTGACTGCCAATTCAATTTCTGTTAATAGAGATAAGGTAAAAGAAGATTTTATGCTAACTGCGACAGATTTAATAAACAACCAATTTGTATTATTACAAAGCGGAAAGAAAAATTATTTTGTGGTAAGAGTGGTTTAA
- a CDS encoding T9SS type A sorting domain-containing protein has translation MTKNYFYTILLLVFLSSFNVSAQDAKQLPKTQDSASIEGLNLYPNPATNGRVSIATKNDSDKDITIFDLLGKKILQTKLSGRELNIANLSPGVYIIKINEDNATATRKLIVR, from the coding sequence ATGACAAAAAATTACTTTTATACTATACTCTTACTGGTTTTTCTTAGCTCCTTTAACGTTAGCGCTCAAGATGCTAAGCAGTTACCCAAAACGCAAGATAGCGCCTCTATTGAGGGACTAAACTTGTATCCAAACCCTGCAACTAACGGAAGAGTATCTATTGCGACAAAAAATGATTCGGACAAAGACATTACCATTTTTGATCTTTTAGGAAAGAAAATTTTGCAAACAAAATTATCCGGAAGAGAATTAAATATCGCTAATTTGTCTCCTGGTGTTTACATCATCAAAATCAATGAAGACAATGCAACAGCAACACGAAAACTTATTGTAAGATAA
- a CDS encoding acyl transferase yields the protein MIATTDIFTIASQKQFEKIALKTFRYQYENNLVYQEFCNHLKTDVQKVKSIEQIPFLPIQFFKSHNVVSNNNPIETTFTSSGTTGMITSKHQVTDVSIYEESYQKAFSEFYGNIEDYVVLALLPSYLEREGSSLIHMVEDLIQRTNRPESGFYLHNHDELIKNLTQLNKEGKNIILIGVTYALLDLIEYSKSISFPLWGLGGSTIIMETGGMKGKRKEMIREELHQQLCDGFGVTAIHSEYGMTELLSQAYSLGDGIFECPAWMQILVRDTEDALTYIPTGKTGGINVIDLANINSCSFIATQDLGKKYPNNSFEVLGRFDNSDIRGCNLMVL from the coding sequence TTGATTGCAACTACTGACATCTTCACAATAGCCTCTCAAAAGCAATTTGAAAAAATAGCTCTAAAAACCTTTCGATACCAATACGAAAACAATTTGGTCTATCAAGAGTTTTGCAATCATTTAAAAACCGATGTTCAAAAAGTAAAATCAATTGAACAGATTCCGTTTTTACCTATTCAATTTTTTAAAAGTCATAACGTTGTTAGCAATAACAACCCAATCGAAACTACTTTTACCAGCAGCGGTACTACCGGAATGATAACGAGTAAGCATCAAGTCACCGATGTTTCTATTTATGAAGAAAGTTATCAGAAAGCTTTTTCAGAGTTCTATGGTAACATCGAAGATTATGTTGTTCTCGCCCTCCTACCCTCTTATCTAGAACGCGAAGGCTCATCATTAATTCATATGGTCGAAGATTTGATACAACGCACCAACCGACCTGAAAGTGGCTTTTATTTGCACAATCATGACGAACTTATAAAAAATCTCACCCAACTAAATAAAGAAGGAAAAAATATAATCCTAATTGGAGTTACTTACGCTTTATTGGATTTAATTGAATACTCTAAATCTATTTCGTTCCCCCTTTGGGGGCTAGGGGGATCTACCATTATTATGGAAACTGGTGGTATGAAAGGCAAACGAAAAGAAATGATTCGAGAAGAATTACACCAACAACTATGTGATGGTTTTGGCGTAACTGCTATTCACTCTGAATATGGAATGACCGAATTATTATCGCAAGCTTATTCTCTGGGAGATGGAATTTTTGAATGTCCTGCCTGGATGCAAATCCTAGTGCGCGACACCGAAGACGCACTGACCTACATACCTACAGGAAAAACAGGTGGAATCAATGTGATTGATTTAGCAAATATTAATTCTTGCTCATTTATTGCAACGCAAGATTTAGGCAAAAAATATCCCAACAACTCTTTCGAAGTATTGGGACGTTTTGATAATTCAGATATACGTGGATGTAATTTAATGGTTTTGTAG
- a CDS encoding TonB-dependent receptor — MKLKLLIVAFLICSFTYSQNKGTITGVLTDKESNNESLPFANVLLKGTKANTTTDIDGKYTIAILPGTYTIQFSFVGYEPVEVPVTVVSGKTIVLNKALSSGGYKLEDVIIRAAPTNREKETALLLDQKKAVEIKQSIGAQEMSRKGVSDVASAVTKVSGISKQEGTGGVFVRGLGDRYNVTTLNGLPLPSNNPANKNILLDIFSTDIVQSIGISKTFESQNYADFGGANVDIASKKMTGSPFVQISVGAGSNSNVAKLDHFYLQDGPSYSGFKSVTAPENPLLPYNYNSSWDKQERKYKLNNNIAVSAGKKFNIGNNGASVGTFITASFDTDNKFNEGVYRTNITAQGLANSDFYKKSSKYSSNSTVMGTADYKINKNNAIFYTGLFLNSTSQDYSEYDGKNIEFPGIDPIGFIKRGTFDKTQLLLNQLIGKHKYNEKWEGNWSLGYSMLDNTIPDRMQNTFVPTADGSADYTFFKNSSINNHRYYQSLTENEISANLSGSYNFNKKEDDFKGKVTLGYSGKMKNVDFNSQQYSFFPVTNKTIFSKNEFDNTDTFLNATNFDLSKGDTSSKLSQLYSGHLNIHAVYGNLLYNFTDRLSVLLGGRFEQIEQYVFYVSLDAPDGQGRTYSPVKFLPSVIAKYKLNDKQNLKFAASNTYTLPQFKEKVKILFQEVGQSYEGNDRLYASTNYNADISWELYPSSDELLSVTAFGKLIKNPINEMFTNSSSGNITYANTGDKAVVAGIEVELRKNIFELTKENNLKDKLSFGFNGSYMYHDQDLSNNKVLLENGFGANFTFKNSKLSGASDLLANADISFTRELENDKDITATLTYAYVSDKLAVIGTSERGNLIDKSINRLDFIIKSNLTKKLKLGLSYKNILNPAYRRVSEQSKAPNIKTADILASSYKIGSNISFSLTYKL, encoded by the coding sequence ATGAAACTTAAATTATTGATTGTAGCATTTTTAATCTGTTCATTTACTTATTCACAGAATAAAGGAACTATTACAGGAGTACTAACCGATAAAGAATCAAACAACGAATCATTGCCATTTGCTAATGTACTACTTAAAGGAACAAAAGCCAATACAACAACCGATATTGATGGAAAATATACCATCGCTATTCTACCAGGAACTTACACTATTCAATTCAGCTTTGTAGGTTACGAACCAGTTGAAGTACCCGTAACTGTAGTAAGCGGAAAAACAATTGTATTAAACAAAGCCTTGTCATCTGGCGGTTACAAACTAGAAGATGTAATTATTAGAGCAGCGCCAACTAATAGAGAAAAAGAAACTGCACTTTTACTAGACCAAAAGAAAGCCGTAGAAATCAAACAATCTATAGGTGCTCAAGAAATGTCTCGTAAAGGCGTAAGCGATGTTGCTTCAGCAGTTACAAAGGTTAGCGGGATCTCTAAGCAAGAAGGAACTGGTGGCGTATTTGTAAGGGGGCTAGGTGATAGATATAATGTAACAACTCTAAACGGATTACCATTACCTTCAAACAATCCTGCTAATAAAAATATTTTACTTGATATATTCTCTACCGATATTGTACAATCAATCGGAATTAGTAAAACTTTTGAATCTCAAAATTATGCCGATTTTGGAGGTGCAAATGTTGACATTGCTTCAAAAAAAATGACTGGTTCACCTTTTGTACAAATTAGTGTAGGAGCTGGGTCCAACAGTAATGTAGCAAAGCTAGATCATTTCTACCTACAAGATGGTCCATCTTACAGCGGATTTAAAAGTGTAACAGCTCCAGAAAATCCATTACTACCCTACAACTATAATAGTAGTTGGGACAAACAAGAGAGAAAGTATAAATTAAATAATAACATTGCTGTTTCCGCTGGAAAGAAATTTAATATTGGAAACAACGGAGCAAGTGTAGGTACTTTTATTACTGCATCTTTTGACACAGACAATAAATTTAACGAAGGAGTTTACAGAACAAATATTACGGCACAAGGTTTAGCAAATTCTGATTTTTATAAAAAATCAAGTAAATACAGCAGTAACTCAACAGTTATGGGTACAGCTGATTATAAAATAAACAAAAATAACGCTATATTTTACACAGGATTATTCTTAAACTCAACTTCTCAAGACTACAGTGAATACGACGGAAAGAATATAGAATTTCCAGGTATCGATCCAATTGGTTTCATCAAACGTGGTACGTTTGACAAAACGCAATTACTACTAAATCAATTGATTGGTAAGCATAAATATAACGAAAAATGGGAAGGAAACTGGAGTCTTGGATACAGCATGCTAGACAACACCATTCCGGATCGTATGCAAAACACCTTTGTTCCTACTGCAGACGGATCAGCTGATTACACTTTTTTCAAAAACTCAAGTATCAACAACCATAGATACTACCAAAGCTTAACTGAAAACGAAATTTCTGCAAACCTATCAGGCTCTTACAACTTCAACAAGAAAGAGGACGATTTTAAAGGAAAAGTTACTTTGGGATATTCTGGTAAAATGAAAAATGTAGATTTTAACTCTCAGCAATACTCATTCTTCCCTGTAACAAACAAAACAATATTCTCAAAAAACGAATTTGACAACACTGACACTTTTTTGAACGCTACTAATTTTGACCTTTCAAAAGGAGACACCTCTAGCAAACTAAGCCAACTATACAGTGGACATTTAAATATACACGCAGTTTACGGTAATCTACTATACAACTTCACAGATAGATTATCAGTTCTATTAGGTGGTAGATTTGAACAAATTGAACAATATGTGTTTTATGTAAGCTTAGATGCACCTGACGGACAAGGTAGAACATATAGCCCAGTAAAATTTCTTCCAAGTGTTATCGCAAAGTACAAACTTAACGACAAACAGAATTTAAAATTTGCAGCGAGTAACACATATACATTACCACAATTCAAAGAAAAAGTAAAAATTCTTTTTCAAGAAGTAGGACAATCTTACGAAGGAAACGACAGATTGTATGCATCAACAAATTATAATGCTGACATAAGCTGGGAATTATACCCTAGCAGTGATGAATTACTATCTGTAACTGCTTTTGGTAAATTAATAAAAAACCCTATAAACGAAATGTTCACCAATTCATCATCTGGAAACATTACCTATGCAAACACAGGTGATAAGGCAGTTGTAGCAGGAATAGAAGTAGAATTAAGAAAAAATATTTTCGAACTAACAAAAGAAAATAATCTTAAAGACAAGCTAAGCTTTGGATTCAATGGTTCTTATATGTATCATGACCAAGACCTTAGCAACAACAAAGTACTTCTAGAAAATGGATTTGGAGCGAACTTCACATTCAAGAATTCAAAACTATCTGGTGCCTCTGATCTTTTAGCAAATGCTGATATCTCTTTTACCAGAGAACTAGAAAATGATAAAGACATTACCGCAACTTTGACTTATGCTTATGTATCAGACAAACTAGCCGTAATTGGAACATCTGAAAGAGGAAATTTAATTGACAAATCAATCAATAGATTGGATTTTATAATCAAATCAAATTTAACCAAAAAGCTTAAACTTGGTCTTTCCTATAAAAACATTTTAAACCCTGCCTACAGAAGAGTTTCAGAACAAAGCAAGGCTCCAAATATAAAAACAGCAGACATATTAGCTAGTTCTTATAAAATTGGTTCTAACATAAGTTTTTCATTGACTTACAAGTTATAA
- a CDS encoding DUF4271 domain-containing protein: MTEHLLHPRLLESKDWATVLFVLSFILIAVTKTMNESRFGDFVNLLFSDKYAKIYRDATHLNSTFTATLFVVQAISFAFFIQLSLSVFGNASKTDYILYIQILTFVVFFILSKFLIEKIIATAFNIEELAEQFNLQKVTYRTYIGLLILPFNIILFYQDSISIIIPQTIIAIILIANLLSYLTSIKNYQNLIISKLFYFILYLCTLEIAPYFFMYYWYTKGSA, translated from the coding sequence ATGACAGAACATTTACTTCATCCACGATTATTAGAGAGCAAAGATTGGGCAACCGTATTATTTGTGCTGTCATTTATATTAATAGCGGTAACCAAAACAATGAACGAAAGCCGTTTTGGAGACTTTGTGAATTTATTGTTTTCAGATAAATACGCAAAAATCTACCGTGACGCTACCCATTTGAACAGCACCTTTACTGCAACACTCTTTGTGGTACAAGCCATATCGTTTGCATTTTTCATACAATTGTCTTTGAGTGTTTTTGGCAACGCCTCCAAAACAGATTATATTTTATACATTCAGATATTGACCTTTGTCGTGTTTTTTATTTTATCAAAGTTTTTAATCGAAAAAATTATAGCTACCGCCTTCAATATTGAAGAATTAGCAGAGCAATTCAACTTACAAAAAGTGACATATCGCACCTATATCGGCCTTTTAATCTTGCCTTTCAACATAATTCTGTTTTACCAAGACAGTATTTCGATAATAATTCCGCAGACAATTATCGCTATAATACTGATAGCCAACCTGCTCTCGTACTTAACATCAATAAAAAACTATCAAAATTTAATAATCAGTAAGTTGTTTTATTTTATTTTATATCTTTGCACTCTCGAAATTGCACCCTATTTTTTTATGTATTACTGGTACACAAAAGGTAGCGCTTAG